The proteins below come from a single Eucalyptus grandis isolate ANBG69807.140 chromosome 3, ASM1654582v1, whole genome shotgun sequence genomic window:
- the LOC120291732 gene encoding agamous-like MADS-box protein AGL82: protein MGRGKTPHGLVPNARARRIAYEKRKKGLMKKAREFSVLCGVDTCVVVFPEAAAAGGDRPTAPEVWPPDSGEARRIIERYRSAGRKEKKLDLGGKGALEDFSKSQLRSLLSILGDRVDLAKRSSPR from the coding sequence ATGGGTCGAGGCAAAACGCCGCACGGACTCGTGCCCAACGCGAGAGCGCGCAGAATCGCGtacgagaagaggaagaagggccTGATGAAGAAAGCCCGGGAGTTCTCCGTCCTCTGCGGCGTCGACACCTGCGTCGTCGTCTTTCCCGAGGcagcggcggccggcggcgaccgCCCGACTGCGCCGGAGGTCTGGCCGCCGGATAGCGGGGAGGCCAGGCGCATCATCGAACGCTACAGATCCGCTGGCCggaaggagaagaagctcgACCTCGGCGGGAAGGGAGCTCTTGAAGACTTTTCGAAGAGCCAACTGAGGTCGCTCCTGAGCATTCTTGGCGACCGGGTCGACCTCGCGAAGCGAAGCTCGCCGCGATGA